The Pontibacter pudoricolor genome contains a region encoding:
- a CDS encoding nitrous oxide reductase family maturation protein NosD has translation MKDLNKLYYILCMLVLLLTANVAFGSTLKVCKTCDYTSVKQAVKQAKPGETVLIENGVYQEYGIEITKPLTILGRNNPVIDGNYKGQIFTVLSDNVTIEGLTIKNIATSYRHDDAAIRVVERSNVRILNNTILNTFFGIYLQYSDNCVVKGNVVTGKDVTGLNESALGNAIHLWYCDNVAISNNKVKGHRDGIYLEFVKDSEVKNNLSQHNLRYGLHFMFSDRNVYTHNIFRQNGAGVAVMYTRDIRMEHNTFENNWGAAAYGLLLKDITNSVIHNNTFRRNTTGIYMESSNRLDIQRNNFDHNGWAVRLLSSCSDDVFKWNNFTGNSFDVSTNGDSKLNHFENNYWDKYSGYDLNKDRIGDVPYRPVSLYSMLVERVPPSVMFMRSFMVDMLDNIEKVLPSFIPENLVDEQPLMSKIDHDNDRKLAQILR, from the coding sequence ATGAAAGACCTGAATAAACTATATTATATACTGTGCATGTTGGTGCTACTGCTGACGGCAAATGTTGCTTTCGGCAGTACACTTAAAGTGTGCAAAACCTGTGACTATACTTCGGTAAAACAGGCGGTAAAGCAGGCGAAGCCAGGCGAAACTGTCCTGATAGAGAACGGCGTGTACCAGGAATATGGAATTGAAATAACTAAACCCTTAACTATACTGGGCCGCAATAACCCGGTAATAGACGGAAACTATAAAGGGCAGATCTTTACGGTATTATCAGATAATGTAACAATAGAAGGACTGACCATCAAAAATATAGCCACCAGTTACCGCCACGACGATGCTGCCATACGGGTAGTGGAACGCAGTAATGTCCGAATTCTGAACAATACTATTCTGAACACTTTTTTCGGTATTTACCTGCAGTACTCTGATAACTGTGTGGTAAAAGGAAATGTGGTAACAGGTAAAGATGTAACCGGCCTGAACGAGTCGGCCTTGGGCAATGCCATACACCTGTGGTACTGCGATAATGTAGCGATAAGTAATAACAAAGTAAAAGGCCATCGCGACGGTATCTACCTGGAGTTTGTGAAGGACAGTGAAGTAAAGAATAACCTGAGCCAGCATAACCTGCGCTATGGCCTGCACTTCATGTTCTCAGACCGGAACGTGTACACGCACAATATTTTCCGTCAGAACGGGGCAGGCGTGGCTGTAATGTATACCCGCGACATACGCATGGAGCACAACACCTTTGAAAATAACTGGGGTGCAGCGGCTTATGGTTTGCTATTGAAAGACATCACTAACAGTGTGATCCATAACAATACGTTTCGGCGCAATACTACAGGTATTTACATGGAAAGCTCTAACCGGCTCGACATACAGCGCAACAACTTCGACCATAATGGTTGGGCAGTACGCCTGCTCAGCAGTTGCTCTGACGATGTGTTTAAATGGAACAACTTTACCGGGAACTCTTTTGATGTAAGCACCAACGGAGATTCGAAGCTTAACCATTTCGAAAACAACTACTGGGACAAATATAGTGGCTACGATCTGAATAAAGACCGGATAGGTGATGTGCCGTATCGCCCGGTAAGCTTATACTCGATGCTGGTAGAGCGCGTGCCGCCTTCTGTTATGTTTATGCGCAGCTTTATGGTTGATATGTTAGATAATATCGAAAAAGTGCTGCCAAGCTTTATACCTGAGAACCTGGTAGATGAACAACCCTTAATGAGCAAAATAGATCATGATAACGATAGAAAACTTGCGCAAATCCTACGGTAA
- a CDS encoding nitrous oxide reductase accessory protein NosL: protein MKSIKLYLCSLSMALMVLSGCAVEPQTIPYGQANCAHCNMTVADNRYGAEMVNDKGKPYFFDSAECLIAYVNEQPEQGEKAAYLLVSDFTKPGELIAARNAAFLQAKALPSPMGMYLTAVADNAAATQMQQEYGGRLLTWEEAAQAVRNNERPE, encoded by the coding sequence ATGAAAAGCATAAAACTATACCTCTGCAGCCTGTCGATGGCACTTATGGTGCTGTCGGGGTGTGCTGTGGAGCCACAAACTATACCGTATGGCCAGGCCAACTGCGCCCACTGCAACATGACCGTAGCCGATAACCGCTATGGCGCTGAGATGGTGAACGACAAAGGCAAACCATACTTTTTTGACTCGGCAGAATGCCTGATAGCTTATGTAAACGAGCAACCGGAACAGGGCGAAAAAGCCGCTTACCTGCTGGTATCAGACTTTACAAAACCTGGTGAACTTATTGCTGCACGCAACGCTGCTTTTTTACAGGCCAAAGCGCTGCCAAGCCCGATGGGCATGTACCTTACCGCAGTAGCCGATAACGCTGCTGCCACACAAATGCAACAGGAGTATGGCGGCCGCCTACTAACCTGGGAAGAAGCGGCACAAGCCGTTAGAAATAATGAAAGACCTGAATAA
- a CDS encoding ABC transporter ATP-binding protein → MITIKNLHKSYGKLQVLRDVSVEFGAGKVVSIIGPNGAGKTTLSKCILGMVLPDSGDIQINGQSVLKKYAYRSQIGYMPQIGKYPENMKIRQVIEMILDIRKKEKSVDEELIGLYALEEIYDKRMGALSGGTKQKVSAALAFLFDPPVLILDEPTAGLDPIAAEILKAKILKEKKRGKLILITSHIMSEIEEVADEVLCLVDGSIKFYESIVDLKVHTQEDRLSRAVAKIMNEGYHP, encoded by the coding sequence ATGATAACGATAAAGAATTTGCACAAGTCCTACGGCAAACTACAGGTGCTGCGGGACGTGAGCGTTGAGTTTGGTGCCGGGAAAGTCGTGTCTATTATCGGACCAAACGGAGCGGGTAAAACCACTTTGAGCAAGTGCATACTGGGCATGGTATTACCCGACAGCGGCGACATACAAATAAATGGCCAGAGTGTGCTTAAAAAGTATGCCTACCGCAGCCAGATCGGGTACATGCCCCAGATTGGCAAATACCCCGAAAACATGAAGATCCGGCAGGTGATTGAAATGATCCTCGACATCCGTAAAAAAGAAAAGAGCGTGGATGAGGAACTGATAGGGCTTTATGCGCTGGAAGAGATCTATGACAAACGCATGGGCGCTTTATCAGGTGGTACCAAGCAGAAAGTGAGCGCGGCGCTGGCTTTCCTGTTCGATCCGCCCGTTCTGATACTTGACGAGCCCACTGCCGGCCTGGACCCTATTGCCGCCGAAATTCTGAAAGCCAAGATACTGAAGGAAAAGAAGCGGGGTAAACTGATACTCATCACATCGCACATCATGAGCGAGATAGAAGAAGTGGCCGACGAAGTGCTGTGCCTGGTAGATGGAAGTATCAAGTTCTATGAATCTATAGTTGACCTGAAAGTGCATACGCAGGAAGACCGGCTGAGCCGCGCTGTTGCCAAAATCATGAACGAAGGATATCACCCATGA
- a CDS encoding ABC transporter ATP-binding protein encodes MITIENLRKSYGKLQVLKDVNVSFEAGKVISVIGPNGSGKTTMSKCILGMALPDSGDIKINGESILGKHAYRSQIGYMPQIGKYPENMKIRQVIEMIRDIRKDVVTVDEELIGLYRLQEMYDKRMGSLSGGTKQKVSAALAFMFDPKILILDEPTAGLDPISAEILKCKILKEKKRGKLILITSHIMSEIEEVADEVMCLVDGNVKFHDTITDIKAQANEARLSKAIAKIMNGED; translated from the coding sequence ATGATAACGATAGAAAACTTGCGCAAATCCTACGGTAAGCTGCAGGTACTGAAAGACGTAAATGTAAGTTTTGAGGCCGGTAAAGTAATATCAGTTATTGGGCCGAACGGTTCCGGTAAAACAACAATGAGCAAGTGCATACTTGGCATGGCCTTGCCCGACAGCGGCGACATAAAGATCAATGGTGAAAGCATACTTGGGAAACACGCTTACCGCAGCCAGATCGGGTACATGCCCCAGATAGGAAAGTATCCGGAAAATATGAAGATCCGGCAGGTAATCGAGATGATCCGTGACATTCGAAAAGATGTAGTAACCGTGGATGAAGAACTGATCGGTTTGTACCGGCTGCAGGAAATGTACGATAAACGTATGGGCTCCCTGTCAGGGGGCACCAAACAGAAGGTAAGTGCTGCGCTGGCTTTTATGTTTGACCCGAAGATACTGATACTGGATGAGCCCACCGCCGGCCTGGACCCGATCTCGGCAGAAATTCTGAAGTGCAAGATACTGAAGGAGAAAAAACGCGGCAAGCTTATCCTGATCACCTCGCACATCATGAGCGAGATAGAAGAGGTGGCCGACGAAGTGATGTGCCTGGTAGATGGTAACGTGAAATTCCACGACACTATTACGGATATTAAAGCGCAGGCAAACGAGGCACGCCTGAGTAAAGCGATCGCTAAAATTATGAACGGGGAGGACTAA
- a CDS encoding c-type cytochrome yields MKMTHEELRGLFLRPSRMAVMAIFCGTILWGCGSGENENKGADAKEEPGLAQNDADQTVGEEIEDNGMGIGPVKTVEVGDKIDEALAAEGKNIFEAKCTACHQLTDQKVVGPGLAGVTERRKPEWIMNMIINPEEMTKKDPEAKKLLAEHLTQMTNQDISEKDARAILEYLRQNDLKK; encoded by the coding sequence ATGAAAATGACACATGAAGAATTACGAGGTCTTTTCCTGAGACCTTCGCGTATGGCAGTAATGGCTATTTTTTGTGGTACCATTCTCTGGGGTTGCGGTTCCGGCGAGAATGAGAATAAAGGTGCCGATGCGAAGGAAGAACCAGGCCTTGCACAAAACGATGCTGACCAGACAGTAGGTGAAGAGATTGAAGATAATGGAATGGGTATTGGGCCGGTTAAAACAGTTGAAGTAGGAGATAAAATTGATGAAGCCCTTGCTGCTGAAGGCAAGAACATTTTCGAAGCCAAATGTACTGCCTGTCATCAGCTGACCGATCAGAAAGTAGTAGGGCCTGGCCTTGCAGGAGTTACAGAGCGCCGCAAGCCGGAGTGGATCATGAACATGATCATAAACCCTGAGGAAATGACCAAGAAAGATCCGGAAGCAAAAAAACTGCTGGCTGAGCACCTGACACAGATGACCAACCAGGATATCTCAGAAAAAGATGCCAGGGCTATATTAGAATACCTGAGGCAGAATGACCTGAAAAAATAA
- a CDS encoding nitrous oxide reductase accessory protein NosL — MKPLKSLVSFMLIVALLTACSIEPKPIPYGEANCAHCNMTVADNRFGAELVNDKGKTVYFDSAECLAAFVNEQPEQGNNAAYLMVTDYTNPNQLINAREAHFLQSRELPSPMGMFLTAFTDKGTAQKMQQERGGRLLNWDEVVLAIQKNEKPE; from the coding sequence ATGAAACCCTTAAAAAGCCTTGTAAGCTTTATGCTTATAGTTGCGCTGCTAACTGCCTGCTCAATAGAGCCCAAACCCATCCCTTACGGCGAAGCCAACTGTGCCCACTGCAACATGACCGTGGCCGATAACCGCTTCGGCGCCGAACTGGTGAACGACAAAGGGAAAACCGTTTATTTTGATTCGGCGGAGTGCCTGGCCGCTTTTGTGAACGAGCAGCCGGAACAGGGAAACAATGCCGCCTACCTGATGGTTACAGACTATACCAACCCCAACCAGCTTATAAATGCCCGGGAAGCCCATTTTCTGCAGAGCCGGGAGTTGCCAAGCCCGATGGGAATGTTTCTGACAGCATTCACTGATAAGGGAACTGCACAAAAGATGCAACAGGAGCGTGGCGGCCGCCTGCTTAACTGGGATGAGGTAGTTTTAGCTATACAGAAAAATGAAAAACCCGAATAG
- a CDS encoding proline dehydrogenase family protein, whose translation MNNSVAQKTTHAFNANNMQVAFSTKTDSELKLANFLFTMMGKPALVKIGGVATNMALKLGLPVKGLIRKTIYKHFCGGETVHEAQTIVARLAAAKVHTVLDYAAEAQTDEAGFDMVRDEILGNIALANKMKSFSYLSIKLTGIGHKDIFQKLHEKKPLTEQETQAYERTENRLDAVCKAVSAANLTLYIDAEESWMQDPMDELAEKMMFAYNTSRAVIFNTLQMYRVDRVVYLKACIERCKDAGVIAGIKIVRGAYLEKEQERARTYNYSCPVFTVKADTDKSFNQAIDICLENLDRAELCAATHNEFSTTYLTQRILNDKIGNHQQHIHFSQLYGMSDNLTFNLADAGFNASKYLPYGDVATAIPYLIRRAEENTSIAGQMSRELEMLQDELKRRQL comes from the coding sequence ATGAATAATAGTGTCGCTCAAAAAACCACGCACGCCTTCAATGCCAACAACATGCAGGTAGCGTTCAGTACTAAAACCGATTCAGAACTTAAACTGGCCAACTTCCTCTTTACCATGATGGGCAAACCTGCATTGGTGAAGATAGGCGGTGTTGCTACCAACATGGCGCTTAAACTTGGCTTACCTGTTAAAGGTCTGATCCGGAAAACAATTTACAAGCACTTTTGCGGTGGAGAAACCGTGCACGAGGCGCAAACTATAGTTGCACGGCTGGCAGCTGCAAAGGTGCACACCGTACTGGATTATGCCGCCGAAGCGCAGACCGATGAAGCTGGCTTTGATATGGTCCGGGATGAGATCCTTGGCAACATTGCGCTGGCTAATAAAATGAAGTCCTTTTCTTACCTCAGCATTAAGCTAACAGGTATTGGCCACAAGGATATCTTCCAGAAACTGCATGAAAAGAAGCCACTAACGGAACAGGAAACACAGGCCTATGAAAGAACGGAAAACCGCCTGGATGCTGTCTGCAAAGCTGTATCAGCAGCTAACCTGACCTTGTATATTGATGCCGAAGAAAGCTGGATGCAGGACCCGATGGATGAACTGGCTGAGAAGATGATGTTTGCTTACAACACCAGCCGGGCGGTGATATTTAACACCCTGCAAATGTACCGGGTAGACCGCGTTGTCTACCTGAAAGCCTGCATAGAACGCTGCAAAGATGCCGGCGTAATAGCCGGTATAAAAATAGTGCGGGGAGCTTACCTGGAGAAAGAGCAGGAACGTGCCCGCACCTACAACTATAGCTGCCCGGTATTTACCGTAAAAGCGGACACCGATAAGAGCTTTAACCAGGCCATCGATATTTGCCTCGAAAACCTGGACCGTGCCGAACTTTGCGCTGCCACGCACAACGAATTCAGCACCACGTATTTAACGCAGCGCATCCTAAACGATAAGATCGGAAATCATCAGCAACACATCCATTTCTCGCAACTATACGGCATGAGCGACAACCTGACGTTTAACCTGGCAGATGCCGGCTTTAATGCCTCTAAGTACCTGCCGTATGGCGATGTAGCTACAGCCATTCCTTATCTTATCCGCAGGGCTGAAGAAAACACTTCTATTGCAGGACAGATGAGCCGGGAACTGGAAATGTTGCAGGATGAATTAAAACGCCGCCAACTATAG
- a CDS encoding nitrous oxide reductase family maturation protein NosD, which produces MKNPNRLIFILAHILALLLYGQTAFSATLKVCKSCPYTSVKQAVQKAKPGDTVLIDGGTYQEAGIEINKPLRLIGQNNPVIDSNYKGQILTITVDDVTIEGLTLKNIATSYIRDDAAIRVFRASNVRILNNTILNTYYGIYLQNSEKITIKDNVVKGENTGKTESALGNAIHLYYTDEVEISGNNVQGHRDGIYLEVVKNSKVHRNTSRNNQRYGMHFMFSNGNTYTYNVFRHNGAGVAVMYTDDVRMEHNTFEDNWGAAAYGLLLKDIRDSVIRNNIFRRNTTAIYMESSSRLDIKNNDFERNGWAIKLMTTCMDDTFRLNNFTGNSFDVSTNGTSQLNHFENNYWEKYTGYDLDKNGVGDVPYRPVSLYAMLVERVPPSVMFMRSFMVDLMDNMEKVLPSIIPENLVDEKPLMKRIKHDNDKEFAQVLRQTTGAAGRER; this is translated from the coding sequence ATGAAAAACCCGAATAGATTAATCTTTATACTGGCACACATCCTGGCCTTGTTACTCTATGGTCAGACTGCGTTTAGCGCCACCCTGAAAGTTTGCAAATCCTGCCCCTATACTTCGGTGAAACAGGCTGTGCAAAAAGCCAAACCCGGCGATACCGTATTGATAGACGGAGGTACCTACCAGGAAGCCGGTATCGAAATAAACAAACCGCTCCGCCTGATCGGGCAGAACAACCCGGTGATCGACAGCAACTATAAAGGTCAGATCCTGACGATTACCGTCGACGATGTAACTATAGAGGGGCTTACACTCAAAAACATTGCTACCAGCTATATCCGCGATGATGCTGCCATTCGTGTTTTCCGGGCCAGCAACGTCCGTATTCTCAACAACACCATCCTGAACACCTATTATGGTATTTACCTGCAGAACTCAGAGAAGATAACTATAAAGGATAATGTGGTAAAAGGGGAGAATACCGGTAAAACAGAATCGGCGCTGGGCAATGCCATCCATTTATACTATACCGATGAAGTGGAAATAAGCGGCAACAATGTGCAGGGCCACCGCGACGGCATTTACCTGGAAGTGGTGAAGAACAGCAAGGTACACCGCAACACAAGCCGTAACAACCAGCGCTATGGGATGCACTTTATGTTCTCCAACGGCAATACCTATACCTATAATGTTTTCCGGCATAACGGGGCCGGTGTGGCCGTAATGTATACCGATGATGTGCGGATGGAACACAATACCTTTGAAGATAACTGGGGCGCGGCAGCCTATGGTTTACTGCTAAAAGACATCCGCGACAGCGTGATCCGGAACAACATCTTCCGGCGAAATACCACTGCCATTTACATGGAAAGCTCCAGCCGTCTGGATATAAAGAACAATGATTTTGAGCGCAACGGCTGGGCCATAAAACTAATGACAACCTGCATGGACGATACCTTCCGGCTGAATAATTTTACCGGCAACTCCTTTGATGTAAGCACAAACGGTACCAGCCAGCTAAACCACTTTGAGAACAACTACTGGGAGAAATATACCGGTTACGATCTGGATAAAAACGGCGTGGGCGATGTGCCGTACAGGCCGGTTAGCTTGTATGCCATGCTGGTAGAACGCGTGCCGCCTTCTGTTATGTTTATGCGTAGTTTTATGGTGGATCTGATGGATAACATGGAGAAAGTGTTGCCAAGCATTATACCGGAAAACCTGGTAGATGAAAAACCCTTGATGAAGAGAATTAAACATGATAACGATAAAGAATTTGCACAAGTCCTACGGCAAACTACAGGTGCTGCGGGACGTGAGCGTTGA
- a CDS encoding ABC transporter permease subunit, producing the protein MGKIIKYVFYDIIRNKIVLAYTLFLLLLSIGLFNLGGSPDKAILSLLNLVLLTVPLISIVFATTHFYNSYEFIELLVAQPITRKKIFMSEYLGVAGSLSGAFIIGVGAPVLLFGASLTGVYLLLTGLFITFIFVALAFLASVITRDKAKGIGIALMLWFYFALIYDGIVLFILYAFADYPLENATLAMTALNPVDLGRIIVLLNLDVSALMGYTGALYKSILGSLWGIGLAFGLLLLWVLVPILSSRSIFGRRDL; encoded by the coding sequence ATGGGAAAGATCATAAAATACGTTTTCTACGATATCATCCGGAACAAGATTGTGCTGGCTTATACCTTGTTTCTGCTGCTGCTTTCTATCGGTCTGTTTAACCTGGGAGGCAGCCCGGACAAAGCCATACTTAGTCTGCTGAATCTGGTGCTGCTGACAGTGCCGTTGATAAGCATTGTTTTTGCCACCACCCATTTTTATAATTCTTATGAATTTATAGAACTGCTGGTAGCACAGCCGATCACCCGTAAAAAAATATTCATGAGTGAGTATCTGGGCGTGGCCGGGTCGCTGTCCGGGGCATTTATAATTGGCGTGGGGGCGCCGGTACTGCTTTTCGGTGCCAGCCTTACAGGAGTTTACCTGCTGCTCACAGGCTTGTTCATTACATTCATTTTTGTAGCGCTTGCTTTCCTGGCTTCTGTTATTACCCGCGATAAAGCTAAAGGAATTGGTATTGCGCTGATGCTGTGGTTTTACTTTGCCCTTATCTACGACGGGATTGTGTTGTTCATACTATACGCTTTCGCCGATTATCCTTTAGAGAACGCAACCTTAGCCATGACTGCCCTGAACCCGGTAGACCTTGGCAGGATAATCGTGTTACTGAACCTGGATGTTTCGGCGCTGATGGGCTATACCGGTGCATTATATAAAAGTATACTGGGTAGCTTGTGGGGAATAGGCTTGGCCTTTGGTTTGCTGCTGCTCTGGGTACTGGTGCCGATCCTGAGTTCCAGAAGTATTTTCGGCAGAAGGGATCTGTAA
- the nosZ gene encoding Sec-dependent nitrous-oxide reductase has translation MGKLLGKLKTIASDVGLPLALISGLFLQSCSESNRSTAKTESVDEDVAKAVYVAPGKHDELYSFLSGGFNGQVSVYGIPSGRLLKVIPVFSQFPENGYGYNEETRPMLMTSHGFVPWDDLHHPKLSRAEGMADGRWLFVNGNNTPRVARIDLTTFETVEIMEIPNSAGNHCSPYPTNNNEYILAGTRFSVPLDLAKGGMGDASLEEYKDKFRGSISFIKVDKDKGDMELDFQVLVPGFDYDLANGGKGPSGDWVFFTTYNTEKARTMKELGASQNDKDYLAAINWKLAAKYAAEGKAHEMPANYYHNKLDHGTHKATSTIKKKVRYLLPEECPGMMYLLPAPKSPHGIDVDPTGEYMVVNGKLASTLPVFSFSKMQKAIEDKAFDGEVNGIPVFKYDAVLYGEVKEPGLGPLHTEFDGKGNAYSTMFVSSEVVKWNVKDLKVLDRMPVYYSPGHLMIPGGDTKEPYGKYLVVMNKITKDRYLPTGPELVHSAQLIDISGDKMRMLLDFPTLAEPHYAQGIPADKVAPNSVKFFKLDENTHPEAVKKEADASVTRQGKTVKVNMTSIRSHFVPDNIEGVQVGDTVIFHVTNLEQDWDVPHGFAVMGADNAETLIMPGATQSLRWVPKQAGVYPFYCTDFCSALHQEMQGYIRVSPKGSNVPIKFSSGEKKPVPPPNGGPASAGIN, from the coding sequence ATGGGGAAATTGTTAGGTAAACTGAAAACGATAGCATCGGATGTTGGTCTGCCACTGGCACTTATATCTGGTCTGTTTTTGCAAAGCTGCAGTGAGAGCAACAGGAGCACTGCCAAAACGGAAAGTGTAGACGAAGATGTAGCCAAAGCTGTATATGTAGCTCCTGGTAAACACGACGAGCTTTACTCATTCCTGTCTGGAGGCTTTAACGGGCAGGTGTCTGTTTACGGCATTCCGTCAGGAAGATTGCTGAAGGTGATTCCGGTGTTCTCACAGTTCCCGGAAAACGGTTACGGTTACAACGAAGAAACCAGACCGATGCTGATGACATCGCATGGCTTTGTGCCCTGGGATGACCTGCACCACCCGAAACTTTCGAGAGCGGAAGGTATGGCGGATGGCCGCTGGCTGTTCGTGAACGGTAACAACACTCCACGTGTAGCCCGAATAGACCTGACTACTTTTGAAACGGTTGAGATCATGGAAATACCGAACTCGGCTGGTAACCACTGCTCTCCATACCCAACCAACAACAACGAGTATATTCTGGCTGGTACCCGCTTCTCAGTTCCCCTGGATCTGGCGAAAGGTGGAATGGGAGATGCAAGCCTGGAAGAGTATAAAGATAAATTCAGAGGCTCCATTTCATTCATAAAAGTGGATAAGGATAAAGGTGATATGGAGCTGGATTTCCAGGTGCTGGTACCGGGTTTTGACTACGACCTTGCCAACGGTGGAAAAGGACCTTCCGGAGATTGGGTTTTCTTTACAACCTATAACACTGAGAAAGCCAGAACCATGAAGGAACTGGGGGCATCGCAGAACGATAAAGACTACCTGGCAGCCATTAACTGGAAACTGGCCGCTAAATACGCTGCCGAAGGGAAAGCACATGAGATGCCGGCCAACTACTACCACAACAAACTGGACCACGGTACGCACAAAGCAACTTCAACTATAAAGAAGAAAGTGCGTTACCTGCTGCCGGAAGAATGTCCGGGCATGATGTACCTGTTGCCAGCGCCTAAATCACCACACGGAATCGACGTAGACCCGACAGGAGAATACATGGTTGTGAACGGTAAACTGGCTTCAACATTACCAGTGTTCTCGTTCTCTAAAATGCAGAAAGCCATTGAAGACAAAGCCTTTGACGGTGAAGTGAACGGTATACCTGTGTTTAAGTATGATGCCGTTTTATATGGCGAAGTAAAAGAACCGGGCTTAGGACCGTTGCACACCGAATTCGATGGCAAAGGCAATGCTTATTCTACTATGTTCGTGTCATCGGAAGTAGTAAAATGGAACGTGAAGGATCTGAAAGTTTTGGACAGGATGCCGGTATACTACTCACCAGGTCACTTGATGATTCCGGGTGGTGATACCAAGGAGCCTTACGGCAAATACCTGGTTGTCATGAACAAGATCACCAAAGATCGTTACCTGCCAACCGGTCCTGAACTGGTACACTCTGCTCAGCTGATCGATATATCCGGTGATAAAATGCGTATGCTGCTCGATTTCCCGACACTGGCAGAGCCGCACTATGCACAGGGTATACCAGCCGATAAAGTGGCACCAAACAGTGTGAAATTCTTTAAACTGGATGAAAATACACACCCTGAAGCTGTGAAGAAAGAAGCTGATGCCAGCGTAACGCGACAGGGTAAAACCGTGAAGGTAAACATGACTTCCATCCGAAGCCATTTTGTGCCGGATAACATTGAAGGGGTGCAGGTTGGAGATACAGTGATCTTCCACGTAACCAACCTGGAGCAGGACTGGGACGTGCCGCACGGATTTGCCGTGATGGGTGCCGACAATGCTGAGACACTGATTATGCCTGGAGCTACGCAGTCGCTGCGTTGGGTGCCGAAACAGGCGGGTGTTTATCCGTTTTACTGTACCGATTTCTGCTCGGCACTACACCAGGAAATGCAGGGCTACATACGGGTATCACCGAAAGGATCAAATGTACCGATCAAGTTCTCGAGTGGGGAGAAAAAACCGGTACCGCCCCCTAACGGAGGCCCAGCCAGTGCTGGTATAAACTAA
- a CDS encoding ABC transporter permease subunit, translated as MNKIIKYVLLDIVKSRIIIAYTLFLLLLSIGLFNLGGSPDKGILSLLNLVLLTVPLISIVFATTHFYNSYEFIELLVAQPINRTKIFMSEYLGVAFSLSAAFIVGVGIPVIIFSPGLTGLYLVLTGVFITFIFVAMAFLASVITRDKAKGIGIALLLWFYFALIYDGIVLFILYAFGDYPLEYATLAMTALNPIDLGRIIVLLNLDVSALMGYTGALYKSIFGSVLGIAAAFGLLLLWALIPVLTSRRIFSRRDL; from the coding sequence ATGAACAAGATCATCAAATACGTATTGCTCGACATCGTTAAAAGCAGGATCATCATAGCTTATACTTTGTTTCTGCTGCTGCTCTCGATCGGGTTGTTTAACCTGGGTGGCAGCCCTGATAAAGGCATTCTGAGTCTGCTAAACCTGGTACTGCTAACCGTGCCGCTGATAAGCATTGTTTTTGCCACCACCCACTTTTATAACTCCTATGAGTTTATAGAACTGTTGGTAGCGCAGCCTATCAACCGCACAAAGATATTCATGAGCGAGTATTTAGGTGTGGCATTCTCGCTTTCGGCTGCTTTTATAGTTGGTGTAGGCATTCCGGTCATCATCTTCAGTCCAGGGCTAACGGGTTTATACTTAGTGCTTACAGGTGTGTTTATCACCTTCATCTTCGTGGCCATGGCTTTTCTGGCATCGGTGATCACCAGAGATAAAGCCAAAGGCATTGGTATTGCGCTGCTGTTGTGGTTCTACTTTGCCCTGATCTACGATGGTATTGTACTGTTCATCCTATATGCTTTCGGCGATTATCCGCTGGAGTATGCCACACTGGCTATGACGGCACTGAACCCGATCGATCTGGGTCGGATTATAGTGCTGCTGAACCTGGATGTGTCGGCATTGATGGGCTATACCGGTGCGTTGTATAAAAGTATTTTCGGGAGCGTATTGGGAATTGCCGCCGCCTTTGGATTGCTGCTGCTCTGGGCACTTATTCCGGTGCTGACCTCCAGGCGTATATTCTCCAGGAGAGACCTGTAG